The Desulfomicrobium orale DSM 12838 genome includes a window with the following:
- a CDS encoding universal stress protein, with protein sequence MDRHVLLTISDDVSSLQAVRFTAGYFTGASRLLLTLLYIASNPKAGLPESEIIHNHNSLNQRTAQAKARAQAVLDKAEELLLLKHFPADRIHKKIAFKQLGTATDIIQESISGMYDAVVLGRRGLSRLEEFISGSVSREIFSAPMEVPLWICRRQERVNPHLLLCVDGSPSGRRCADHVGFMLREEARHRIDILHVATPGTGTAAGKILEEARCALEANGIAPERIGEKVIESPAAAKTILDQALTGGYGVVAAGRKTPDGAASTRITGSSSTVLLKSLDFAALWISA encoded by the coding sequence ATGGACAGACATGTTCTGCTCACCATCAGCGACGATGTCAGCTCCTTACAGGCGGTGCGATTCACGGCCGGATATTTCACCGGCGCCAGTCGGCTGCTTCTGACCCTGCTCTACATCGCCTCGAACCCCAAAGCCGGATTGCCGGAGTCGGAAATAATCCACAACCACAATTCTCTGAATCAACGCACGGCTCAGGCCAAGGCAAGGGCACAGGCAGTTCTGGACAAGGCCGAGGAACTGCTCCTGCTCAAACATTTTCCCGCAGACCGCATCCACAAGAAAATTGCCTTCAAACAGCTCGGCACGGCCACTGACATCATTCAGGAAAGCATAAGCGGCATGTATGACGCCGTGGTCCTGGGACGGCGGGGACTCAGCCGCCTGGAGGAATTCATAAGCGGCAGCGTGAGCAGAGAAATTTTCTCCGCGCCCATGGAAGTCCCGCTATGGATCTGCCGCCGGCAGGAGCGGGTCAACCCGCATCTTCTGCTGTGCGTGGACGGCTCCCCTTCCGGCCGGCGCTGTGCCGACCATGTGGGCTTCATGCTCCGGGAAGAAGCCCGCCACCGTATCGACATACTCCACGTGGCTACTCCCGGTACAGGGACCGCCGCCGGAAAAATCCTGGAAGAAGCCCGGTGCGCGCTGGAAGCAAATGGCATCGCACCTGAGCGGATCGGAGAAAAAGTGATCGAGAGTCCGGCCGCCGCCAAAACCATTCTCGATCAGGCCCTAACGGGCGGCTACGGCGTGGTGGCCGCCGGACGCAAGACCCCTGACGGGGCTGCATCCACGCGCATAACGGGCTCCAGCAGCACAGTTCTGCTCAAATCTCTGGATTTCGCCGCCCTGTGGATTTCTGCGTGA